The genomic DNA ACGCTCGGCATCTACGACTGCGATATCTCGGGCACGTGCGAGCAGCTGGCAGCCGAGGCCGAGCGGTTCATCACGACCTTCGAGGATTTGGACGTCGACACGTTCCTCGGTTGGAACTAAAAGAGGCGAGGGGTGCTTCGACTTGAAGCGCCCCCCGTTTTGTTCCCGCTAGATCTGCTTCTCGATCCAGGCGACAAGCTCGTCGTAACTCATAGTACCGTTCGCGACGGCGATGACGGTGTCGAAGAAGTCCTGCGTACGAGGCTTGAACTTTACTCCGTTACCGTGTAGGAAGGCGATGATGAGAGCCGTTCCCGTTCGCTTGTTTCCGTCGTCGAAGGGGTGGTTCTTGATGACCCCGTAGCCGTATCGAGCCGCTTTCTCATGCACGGAAGGATAAAGATCTTGTCCTCCGAAAGAGGCGAAAGGCTGAGCTAGAGCCGAATTAAGAAGCCCTTCGTCGCGAACTCCTGGCATTCCCCCGTTACGTTTCAGTTGGTCTTCATGAATGGCGAGCACGATATGCTTGGGTATGGGAGAAGGATCGCGCCCGCTCATTTCGACAGAGCCTCAAACAAATCGCGGTACTCGTCCGCAGCTTCCAAGTATGCATCTAAATACATGGTTCCATTCTCGCCGTCCGAGGCATTGTCGTCGATGGGAACGATTTTTACATAGGGTTTGCTTCCCTTGATGACCGTTACCTCGATATTGTCCTCATACACGCGCTTTGCAATGGTCGGAAATTGCGCGCGGGCTTCCGATGCTTTGACTGTGAGGGGCATGGCGATTCCTCCTTTCGGTTTTCTCCGGTTGCTATCTATGCCGATATTATAGCATAAAAAACAGCTGAAAAAAGAGCATAATCGAGGATCAAATGAAAGAGGAAGTTCTCTTATCGCCAAGGGTCTTCCTGGAAGGTCGGCTCGGGGGTTGGCGGGCGGTCGCTGAACGGGTCGTAGCCGTCGTCGTCTTCCTGGGCGGGGCGCAGGAACGGGTCGGATGACGCTTCGGACTTCGAAGCCGCGCTCTTAGTCGGCTGCGCGCCTGCGACCGGCGTCACCACCGGTCGCAGGATGTAGCGCGGTTTGCGCTGGGAGTCACTCATGGACGCTGTCCTCTTCGGTGCCTACTTTCGCCAAATCGTAGGGCGTGGTCTGGTACACATAATAGTTCAACCAGTTCGTATACAACAGCTGCGCGTGCGCGCGCCAGGTGACGCGAGGGGCTTGCGTCGGATCGTCGTTCGGGAAGTAGTGGCGAGGCAGCGGCATGTCCAGGCCTTTCGCGATATCGCGCTCGTACTCGGCCATGAGCGTGTCGGCGTCGTACTCGGGGTGGCCGAACACGAAGAAATGCCGGCTGTCGG from Eggerthella lenta DSM 2243 includes the following:
- a CDS encoding prevent-host-death protein codes for the protein MPLTVKASEARAQFPTIAKRVYEDNIEVTVIKGSKPYVKIVPIDDNASDGENGTMYLDAYLEAADEYRDLFEALSK
- a CDS encoding type II toxin-antitoxin system death-on-curing family toxin, whose product is MSGRDPSPIPKHIVLAIHEDQLKRNGGMPGVRDEGLLNSALAQPFASFGGQDLYPSVHEKAARYGYGVIKNHPFDDGNKRTGTALIIAFLHGNGVKFKPRTQDFFDTVIAVANGTMSYDELVAWIEKQI